The proteins below come from a single Roseofilum reptotaenium CS-1145 genomic window:
- a CDS encoding Rab family GTPase, whose amino-acid sequence MAKISKKICMVGDFSVGKTSLIRRFVDGQFDDKYLSTVGVKISRKEVNLPEGAELQLLIWDIEGQTKFKAIAPSYLQGAKGAIIVGDVSRQETIENIPTHLNLFTKVNPKGKMVVALNKADLVDDQKLEALLKNNQYPDQPVIKIYGTSAKSGDNVNQLFQDLAQAILAIK is encoded by the coding sequence ATGGCTAAAATTTCTAAAAAAATTTGTATGGTTGGGGACTTCAGTGTGGGTAAAACCAGTCTGATTCGTCGCTTTGTTGACGGTCAATTTGATGATAAATATTTATCTACCGTGGGGGTAAAAATTTCCCGTAAAGAGGTGAATCTTCCTGAAGGAGCAGAGTTGCAATTGCTCATTTGGGATATTGAAGGGCAAACTAAATTTAAGGCGATCGCTCCCAGCTATCTGCAAGGAGCAAAAGGAGCGATTATTGTCGGCGATGTTAGCCGACAAGAAACGATAGAGAACATCCCCACTCATCTCAATTTATTCACGAAAGTTAACCCCAAGGGTAAAATGGTTGTTGCGCTCAATAAAGCGGACTTAGTCGATGACCAAAAACTAGAAGCCCTCTTGAAAAACAATCAATATCCTGACCAACCCGTGATTAAAATCTATGGAACGTCAGCCAAAAGTGGAGATAATGTTAATCAACTCTTCCAAGATTTAGCTCAGGCAATTCTGGCAATCAAGTAA